A window of Notolabrus celidotus isolate fNotCel1 chromosome 11, fNotCel1.pri, whole genome shotgun sequence contains these coding sequences:
- the e2f1 gene encoding transcription factor E2F1, translating to MSETLITGQTSEDLLADFETLLNSGSIDLGQEHQIVIITSPSNEGLHPAAAPSSTGEILLFATPQGPADVGILDKRRPALGRPPVKRKLDLDSDHQYVSTTRPSIGQAPPSTPAPPRVPRVTTEKSRYDTSLNLTTKRFLNLLSQSADGVVDLNWASQVLDVQKRRIYDITNVLEGIQLISKKSKNNIQWLGNRVDAALVARHKELQREVCDLTDAEEQLDELINKCNLQLRLLTEEPQNKKLGYVRCQDLRKSFDSPDQLVMVIRAPPETQMQVSEPCKGYQVSLKSTRGPIDVFLCPEDSSGVCSPVTGSSPSKPNSDPPLVLPLAQPTDQSQSRTSTNTLDVGLSSPASTSSTVTAASQQDPSSLVLGTDTDSLLGGDPFTLGDMPDFDFSPLSSSDFLTGDGFHLPLDGFINLSPPPSHDYHFGLEDNEGISELFDCDFGDLSQVLQDS from the exons ATGTCAGAGACTCTGATAACGGGGCAGACATCGGAGGATCTGTTGGCTGATTTTGAGACCCTGCTGAACTCTGGGAGTATTGACCTGGGCCAAGAACACCAGATCGTGATCATCACCAGCCCCAGCAATGAGGGACTGCATCCAGCTGCTGCCCCCAGCAGCACAGGGGAAATCCTTCTCTTTGCCACGCCGCAGGGCCCAGCTGATGTGGGGATCCTCGACAAGAGAAGACCAGCACTAGGAAGACCTCCG GTGAAGAGAAAGTTGGACCTGGACAGTGACCATCAGTATGTCAGCACCACTCGACCCTCTATAGGCCAAGCACCACCCTCCACACCTGCCCCTCccagag TTCCTCGTGTCACAACAGAGAAGTCTCGGTATGACACCTCCCTAAACCTCACTACCAAACGCTTCCTGAACCTGCTGTCCCAGTCTGCGGACGGCGTGGTTGATCTGAACTGGGCCTCGCAGGTCCTAGATGTCCAGAAGAGACGCATCTACGACATCACCAACGTCCTGGAGGGAATCCAGCTCATCTCCAAGAAGTCCAAGAACAACATCCAGTGGCT tggTAATCGGGTCGATGCAGCGCTGGTCGCCCGGCACAAGGAGTTGCAGAGGGAGGTGTGTGACCTCACGGATGCCGAGGAGCAGCTGGATGAGCTCATTAATAAATGCAACTTACAGCTGCGGCTGCTGACAGAGGAGCCACAAAACAAGAA GCTGGGTTATGTGCGCTGCCAGGACTTAAGGAAGTCGTTTGACTCCCCAGATCAGCTGGTCATGGTGATCAGAGCTCCACCAGAGACTCAGATGCAGGTTTCAGAGCCCTGCAAG GGTTATCAGGTGTCGCTGAAGAGCACGCGGGGTCCAATCGACGTCTTCCTCTGTCCAGAGGACAGCTCTGGCGTCTGCAGCCCCGTGACTGGAAGCAGTCCATCAAAACCCAATTCTGACCCTCCCCTAGTCCTGCCTCTTGCACAGCCCACAGACCAATCACAATCCAGaacatccacaaacacactggaCGTGGGTTTATCATCACCAGCATCCACGTCGTCCACGGTGACAGCAGCGTCTCAGCAGGACCCGTCATCCCTTGTGTTAGGCACAGACACAG ACTCTCTCCTCGGAGGCGACCCGTTCACCCTCGGAGACATGCCCGATTTCGACTTCTCACCCCTCTCCTCCTCGGACTTCCTGACGGGAGACGGCTTCCACCTCCCATTGGACGGTTTTATCAACTTGTCCCCCCCTCCCAGCCACGACTACCACTTTGGACTCGAGGACAATGAAGGCATCAGTGAACTGTTTGACTGTGACTTCGGGGACCTCTCACAGGTTTTGCAGGATAGTTag
- the znf341 gene encoding zinc finger protein 341, translated as MAQAIFEVLEGMDNQTVLAVQSLLDGQGGVPDPNSQNVSGTSTIQSMDDEDVFLCGKCKKQFNSLPAFMTHKREQCQSSAPSLSTVSLASTNAYTPVPSISAGPQTPANRQVSTYITVPPSPLTHTLVQGNVLVSDDVLMSAISAFTSIDQPMAAMQTPIQSNLSMHTAGVSYLQHHHHHHHHHHHQQQQQQQQQSSHALPSNQTQAHPHPAGQPPQQPLSSQVPASHSNSVVQVYSTLPHMAGGGGAEIHTLGLQPFHPVQVPSQCVESQSFNTPPVYCPGKQGTKTKLCSITTNLAELGDFEKVIIPKRPRSSKKSPDGATEQLKGKGPKLKCNFCDKIFSKNFDLQQHIRSHTGEKPFQCIVCGRAFAQKSNVKKHMQTHKVWPMGVASTVSRLPITVKVVPVSTNEEERGREQQQQQQGEPEEEGSQQQSSQIQAEEEAAQTEAAGELEETVTEAQQNPEGGREENRQNRLPQVQMQSNQNQQCQAQTKQIVLIDSSYQCQFCASKFKTYFQLKSHLTQHKGEQVYKCVLKSCSQTFHKLDQFLEHIRTHQEQLTYRCHLCGKVFPSLFELGVHQYSHCFCPQQSTRKETTVYRCVKCQSRYSTQEALEQHLLTASHNYPCPHCQKVFPCERYFRRHLPTHGVGGRFKCQICKKAFKTEHYLKLHTRIHSGEKPYKCSLCEATFNRKDKVKRHMLIHEPFKKYKCPFRTHVGCTKEFNRPDKLKAHILSHSGIKPYKCLFCQKAFSRRAHMLEHQQSHTDNYRFRCSTCNKGFTRQSYYRDHKCPAAGNGTGTEGGGTEDEEEEEEEEEEEEEEEEEEDGEVTTEDKDGEEDRRRFTGNAKRIEMGGGDREEDSSEDRQERGETQEEEEEQEGRTDEGCQAAVSITNTEEQTEREEEEEEEGGMRNGDGALEQMQNNDQNCLQQPCL; from the exons ATGGCGCAGGCAATATTTGAAGTGCTTGAAG GCATGGACAACCAGACAGTGTTGGCAGTCCAGTCTCTGCTGGATGGCCAAGGTGGAGTTCCTGACCCAAACAGCCAGAATGTCTCTGGGACGTCCACCATCCAGTCGATGG ACGATGAAGACGTGTTCCTCTGTGGGAAGTGTAAGAAACAGTTCAACTCCCTGCCAGCCTTCATGACACACAAGAGAGAGCAGTGCCAGTCCAGCGCTCCCTCCCTGTCCACGGTGTCTCTGGCCTCCACAAACGCCTACACACCTGTCCCCTCAATCAGTGCTGGACCACAGACCCCTGCAAACAGACAG gtATCAACATATATCACAGTGCCTCCCTCTCCGCTTACACACACTCTGGTTCAAGGCAACGTGTTGGTGAGTGACGACGTTCTCATGTCGGCTATCTCAGCGTTTACCTCCATCGACCAGCCAATGGCCGCCATGCAGACGCCCATACAG AGTAACCTGAGCATGCACACAGCTGGCGTGTCCTACCTGCagcatcaccaccaccaccatcatcatcatcatcaccaacagcagcagcagcagcagcagcagtcctcCCACGCCCTGCCATCCAATCAGACACAAGCCCACCCCCACCCTGCTGGTCAGCCCCCACAGCAGCCGCTCTCTTCACAGGTGCCAGCTAGCCACAGTAACTCAGTGGTGCAGGTGTACAGCACGCTGCCCCACATGGCAGGGGGTGGAGGTGCAGAGATCCACACCCTCGGTCTGCAGCCTTTCCATCCTGTGCAA GTTCCCAGTCAGTGTGTGGAGAGCCAGTCATTTAACACCCCACCTGTGTACTGCCCCGGGAAAcaaggcaccaaaacaaagctCTGCAGCATTACCACCAATCTCGCAGAGCTGGGCGACTTTGAAAAGGTCATCATTCCCAAACGACCGAGGAGCAGCAAGAAGAGCCCGGACGGAGCCACAG AGCAGCTAAAAGGAAAAGGTCCAAAGCTGAAGTGTAATTTCTGCGACAAAATCTTCTCGAAAAACTTTGATCTTCAGCAGCACATCAGAAG tcacacaggagagaaaccgtTTCAGTGCATCGTCTGTGGACGAGCCTTTGCCCAGAAATCCAACGTGaagaaacacatgcagacacacaag GTGTGGCCTATGGGTGTGGCCAGCACTGTGTCAAGATTACCAATCACGGTCAAGGTGGTACCAGTGTCAACAAACGAGGAGGAGAGGGGccgagagcagcagcagcagcagcaaggtgAACCTGAAGAGGAGGGGTCACAACAGCAGAGCAGCCAAATACAAGCTGAGGAAGAAGCAGCTCAAACAG AAGCTGCAGGGGAGCTGGAGGAGACTGTGACTGAAGCTCAGCAGAATCCAGAGGGtggcagagaggagaacaggcAGAACAGACTCCCTCAGGTGCAGATGCAGTCCAACCAGAACCAGCAGTGCCAGGCTCAGACCAAACAGATAgtcttgattgacagctccTATCAGTGCCAGTTCTGTGCCAGCAAATTCAAGACATACTTCCAGCTCAAGTCCCATCTGACCCAGCACAAAGGGGAGCAG GTTTATAAGTGCGTGCTGAAGTCTTGCTCACAGACCTTCCACAAGCTGGATCAGTTTCTGGAGCACATCAGGACGCACCAGGAGCAGCTGACGTACCGCTGCCACCTCTGCGGCAAAGTGTTCCCCTCGCTATTTGAACTGGGAGTCCACCAGTACTCCCACTGCTTCTGCCCACAACAGAGCACACGCAAGGAAACAACCGTGTACAG GTGTGTGAAATGCCAAAGCAGATATTCTACCCAGGAAGCACTGGAACAACATCTTCTTACTGCCTCACACAACTATCCCTGCCCACACTGTcaaaag GTTTTCCCATGTGAGCGATACTTCAGACGCCACCTCCCCACTCATGGCGTTGGCGGAAGGTTCAAGTGTCAGATCTGCAAGAAGGCCTTCAAGACAGAGCACTACCTCAAACTGCACACACGCATTCACTCAG GTGAGAAGCCGTACAAATGCTCCCTCTGTGAGGCGACGTTCAACAGGAAGGACAAAGTGAAGCGACACATGCTCATCCACGAACCCTTCAAGAAATACAAATGTCCTTTCAG GACACATGTTGGCTGCACCAAAGAATTTAACAGACCGGACAAACTCAAAGCTCACATTCTGTCCCATTCTG GTATCAAACCCTACAAGTGTCTGTTCTGTCAGAAGGCCTTCAGCCGCAGAGCTCACATGCTGGAGCATCAGCAGTCTCACACGGATAACTACCGCTTCAGATGCTCCACCTGCAACAAAGGATTCACCAGACAGAGCTACTACAGAGATCACAAATGTCCCGCAGCGGGGAACGGGACAGGAACTGAAGGAGGAGGTACtgaagacgaggaggaagaggaggaggaggaggaggaggaggaagaggaagaggaagaggaggacggaGAAGTGACAACAGAGGATAAGGATGGAGAAGAGGACAGAAGAAGGTTCACAGGAAATGCCAAAAGAATAGAGATGGGTGGgggtgacagagaggaagacagctCAGAGGACAGACAAGAACGAGGGgaaacacaggaggaggaggaggagcaagagGGGAGGACTGATGAGGGCTGTCAGGCTGCAGTTTCTATCACAAACACTGaagaacaaacagaaagagaggaagaggaggaggaggagggtgggatGAGAAATGGTGATGGAGCATTGGAGCAGATGCAGAACAATGACCAGAACTGTTtgcagcagccatgtttgtag